In the genome of Sphingomonas naphthae, one region contains:
- a CDS encoding acyl-CoA dehydrogenase family protein — MDFGLTGDQANIREAILKHCARFSEDYWLDRDRAGDFPTDFYASMAEAGWLGVAMPEGVGGAGLGITEAAIMMQAVAEAGGGMTAASAIHGPVFSLEPIALFGTEEQQQRMIPPVLSGAEKICFAVTEPNTGLDTTKLKTRAERRDGGYLVNGEKIWITNAHVADRMMLLARTTPLEAVSKKTDGLSLFFTKLDRAHIEHRIIPKMGRHAVGSNMLFINDLFIPEEDRIGAEGQGFRIILKGLNPERVLLAAEAVGIGRLAIKLAARYARERIVFDRPIGMNQGIQHPLAKCWMQLEAANLMVMKAATLFDKGEDCGVEANAGKYLAAESAFEACHTAMLTLGGMGYAQEYHVERLLREVLIPRTAPVSPHMILNFIAEKVLELPKSY; from the coding sequence ATGGACTTCGGATTGACCGGCGATCAGGCCAATATCCGCGAGGCCATCCTCAAGCATTGCGCGCGCTTCAGCGAAGATTATTGGCTCGATCGGGATCGCGCGGGCGATTTCCCCACCGACTTTTACGCCTCCATGGCCGAGGCCGGCTGGCTGGGCGTGGCGATGCCCGAAGGGGTCGGCGGAGCGGGGCTGGGCATCACCGAAGCGGCGATCATGATGCAGGCCGTGGCCGAGGCGGGCGGCGGCATGACGGCGGCGTCCGCCATCCACGGCCCCGTCTTCAGCCTGGAGCCGATCGCCCTGTTCGGCACCGAGGAACAGCAGCAGCGCATGATCCCGCCGGTCCTGTCGGGCGCGGAGAAGATCTGCTTCGCCGTGACCGAACCCAATACCGGGCTGGACACGACCAAGCTCAAGACGCGGGCCGAACGGCGCGACGGCGGCTATCTCGTCAACGGCGAGAAGATCTGGATCACCAACGCCCATGTCGCCGACCGGATGATGCTGCTCGCGCGCACCACGCCGCTGGAGGCTGTGTCGAAGAAGACCGACGGCCTCTCGCTGTTCTTCACGAAACTCGATCGCGCCCATATCGAGCATCGCATCATCCCCAAGATGGGGCGCCATGCGGTCGGATCGAACATGCTGTTCATCAACGATCTCTTCATCCCGGAAGAGGACCGGATCGGCGCCGAGGGGCAGGGCTTCAGGATCATCCTTAAGGGCCTCAATCCCGAGCGGGTGCTGCTCGCCGCCGAGGCGGTGGGCATCGGCCGCCTCGCGATCAAGCTGGCCGCCCGCTACGCCCGCGAGCGGATCGTGTTCGATCGGCCGATCGGCATGAACCAGGGTATCCAGCACCCGCTCGCCAAATGCTGGATGCAGCTGGAAGCCGCCAATCTGATGGTGATGAAGGCCGCCACCCTGTTCGACAAGGGCGAGGACTGCGGGGTCGAGGCCAATGCCGGCAAGTATCTGGCGGCCGAAAGCGCGTTCGAGGCGTGCCACACCGCGATGCTGACCCTGGGCGGCATGGGCTATGCGCAGGAATATCATGTCGAGCGATTGCTGCGCGAAGTGCTGATCCCGCGTACCGCGCCGGTCAGCCCGCACATGATCCTGAACTTCATCGCCGAGAAGGTGCTCGAACTTCCCAAATCCTATTGA
- a CDS encoding CaiB/BaiF CoA transferase family protein produces MVERQGAGRAGPLAGIRVIDLTAMVMGPYCTQIMADMGADVIKVETPAGDNTRYISVGPAPGMAGVFANVNRGKRSIVLDLRTEADKATLRALIATADVFIHSMRARAVGRLGFDYAAVSAIRPDIVYANCYGYGRRGPSADLPAYDDTIQAECGLPHVQQLMTGQADFVGTIMADKVAGLTALYATTMALFHRARTGEGQEVEVGMFETMASFMLVEHANGAMFDPPLGAAHYPRAVAPNRRPYATKDGHVAALIYNDKHWAAFVEAVRPPWAGPNLATLPQRAARIDEVYGRLAEVFAGRTTAEWLDLLRSLHIPCAALRTTDELFDDPHLNAVGFFETVESRHGPVRFPGVPAWLSRTPGRIAAAAPMLGEHGAEILAELRGDAAAA; encoded by the coding sequence ATGGTCGAACGGCAGGGCGCGGGGCGGGCGGGGCCGTTGGCCGGCATCCGCGTGATCGATCTGACAGCGATGGTGATGGGCCCCTATTGCACCCAGATCATGGCCGACATGGGCGCCGACGTCATCAAGGTGGAGACCCCCGCCGGCGACAACACCCGCTACATTTCGGTCGGCCCGGCGCCGGGCATGGCGGGCGTGTTCGCCAACGTGAATCGCGGCAAGCGCAGCATCGTGCTCGATCTGCGGACCGAGGCGGACAAGGCGACCCTGCGCGCATTGATCGCCACCGCCGACGTGTTCATCCATTCGATGCGCGCCAGGGCGGTCGGCCGGCTCGGGTTCGATTATGCGGCGGTGTCGGCCATCCGGCCGGACATCGTCTACGCCAATTGCTACGGCTATGGCCGGCGCGGGCCGAGCGCCGATCTGCCCGCCTATGACGATACGATCCAGGCCGAATGCGGCCTGCCCCATGTGCAGCAATTGATGACCGGCCAGGCCGATTTCGTCGGCACGATCATGGCCGACAAGGTCGCCGGGCTCACCGCGCTCTATGCGACGACGATGGCGCTGTTCCACCGCGCCCGCACCGGGGAGGGGCAGGAGGTGGAGGTCGGCATGTTCGAGACGATGGCGTCGTTCATGCTGGTCGAACATGCCAATGGCGCGATGTTCGACCCGCCCTTGGGCGCCGCGCATTACCCCCGCGCGGTGGCGCCCAATCGCCGGCCCTATGCCACTAAGGACGGCCACGTCGCCGCGCTGATCTATAACGACAAGCATTGGGCGGCCTTCGTGGAGGCGGTGCGCCCGCCCTGGGCCGGGCCGAACCTCGCCACACTGCCGCAGCGCGCCGCGCGGATCGACGAGGTCTATGGCCGGCTGGCCGAGGTGTTCGCCGGGCGGACGACGGCGGAATGGCTCGATCTGCTGCGCAGCCTCCACATCCCCTGCGCGGCGCTGCGGACGACCGACGAACTGTTCGACGATCCGCACCTGAACGCGGTCGGCTTCTTCGAGACGGTCGAGTCGCGCCATGGCCCGGTGCGCTTTCCCGGCGTCCCCGCCTGGCTGTCGCGCACGCCGGGGCGGATCGCCGCCGCCGCGCCGATGCTGGGCGAGCATGGCGCCGAGATACTGGCGGAACTGCGCGGGGATGCGGCCGCCGCCTGA
- a CDS encoding acyl-CoA dehydrogenase family protein — MTFHPDADQRALIEDAFSRPLDELLPLARLHAAEAAEPWEAIAGLGIFGVAADPDIGGVGLGPVEEALVAMELGRRLAGAQILTTLMAYHCADEALRARLVTGEARVAPATLTGGSLCVIDGDGADHVLLRRDGRASLVPIGALADRKTVDDHHWTATLADAGQAPAGLVWADDVALTRVRLIEAAALSGMAACATTMAVDYAKLREQFGHAIGGFQAVKHQCANMAMAAMAARDQTSFASVALEQGRADAAFQVESALLLAIDAALANSRRNVQVHGGIGFSEEADPHLVVKRAHLLIEAAGGADAAADRVAGAEAAMIRQG, encoded by the coding sequence ATGACCTTCCATCCCGATGCCGACCAGCGCGCTCTCATCGAGGACGCCTTTTCCCGACCGCTCGACGAGCTTCTTCCGCTCGCCCGGCTGCACGCGGCGGAGGCGGCGGAGCCGTGGGAGGCGATCGCCGGGCTCGGCATCTTCGGTGTCGCGGCGGACCCGGATATCGGCGGCGTCGGCCTCGGCCCGGTCGAGGAGGCTCTGGTCGCGATGGAATTGGGGCGCCGGCTGGCGGGCGCGCAGATTCTGACCACCCTGATGGCCTATCATTGCGCCGACGAGGCGCTGCGCGCGCGTCTGGTGACCGGCGAGGCGCGAGTCGCGCCCGCCACGCTGACCGGCGGCAGCCTGTGCGTGATCGATGGCGACGGGGCCGATCACGTCCTGCTGCGCCGCGACGGCCGCGCCAGCCTCGTGCCGATCGGGGCGCTGGCCGATCGCAAGACGGTCGACGACCATCATTGGACGGCGACCCTGGCCGATGCCGGGCAGGCACCCGCCGGACTCGTCTGGGCGGACGATGTGGCGCTCACCCGCGTGCGGCTGATCGAGGCGGCGGCGCTCAGCGGCATGGCGGCCTGCGCCACCACGATGGCGGTGGATTATGCCAAGCTGCGCGAACAGTTCGGTCATGCGATCGGCGGCTTCCAGGCGGTGAAGCACCAGTGCGCCAACATGGCGATGGCGGCGATGGCGGCGCGCGACCAGACGAGCTTCGCCTCGGTCGCGCTGGAACAGGGCCGCGCCGACGCCGCCTTCCAGGTCGAATCGGCGCTGCTGCTGGCGATCGACGCCGCGCTCGCCAATAGCCGTCGGAACGTGCAGGTCCATGGCGGCATCGGCTTCAGCGAGGAGGCCGATCCGCATCTGGTGGTGAAGCGCGCCCATCTGCTGATCGAGGCGGCGGGCGGCGCCGACGCGGCGGCCGATCGGGTCGCCGGGGCCGAGGCCGCCATGATCCGGCAGGGCTGA
- a CDS encoding enoyl-CoA hydratase/isomerase family protein, whose protein sequence is MSETAGPLLFTVEDGIALLTLHRPHEGNSLSPDLLVALEAAWARVESDAAIRVVVLTGAGERHFCTGAAVGELAVGKGGLQNIPYHAANRFSPRQCAVTKPVICVLNGLVNGGGLHFVADSDIVIGCAKAALMDSHVNVGQVSALESQGLARRAGLGAALLLSLAGKAYRMPAERAYQLGAIDLLEPTAEAAMARAMDLARAMTANSPQAMALSKRAIWAATEMNEPASLSYGWELLKSHWAHPDFREGPASFQEKRAPDWNPDPNARG, encoded by the coding sequence ATGAGCGAGACCGCCGGGCCGCTGCTGTTCACCGTCGAGGACGGCATCGCCCTCCTCACGCTCCACCGCCCGCACGAGGGCAATTCGCTCTCGCCCGACCTGCTGGTCGCGCTGGAGGCGGCCTGGGCGCGGGTGGAGAGCGATGCCGCGATCCGGGTGGTGGTGTTGACCGGCGCGGGCGAGCGGCATTTCTGTACCGGTGCGGCGGTCGGCGAACTGGCGGTCGGCAAGGGCGGGTTGCAGAACATTCCCTACCACGCCGCCAACCGCTTCTCGCCGCGCCAGTGCGCCGTCACCAAGCCGGTGATCTGCGTGCTCAACGGGCTGGTGAACGGTGGCGGCCTGCATTTCGTGGCCGATTCGGACATCGTGATCGGCTGCGCCAAGGCGGCGCTGATGGATTCGCACGTCAACGTCGGCCAGGTCTCCGCGCTGGAATCGCAGGGCCTTGCGCGGCGCGCCGGGCTGGGCGCGGCGCTGCTGCTGTCGCTGGCGGGCAAGGCCTATCGGATGCCGGCCGAGCGGGCGTATCAGCTGGGCGCGATCGACCTGCTGGAGCCGACCGCCGAGGCGGCGATGGCGCGGGCGATGGATCTGGCGCGGGCGATGACCGCCAATTCGCCGCAGGCGATGGCGCTCAGCAAGCGCGCGATCTGGGCCGCGACCGAGATGAATGAGCCGGCGTCGCTCAGCTACGGATGGGAATTGCTCAAGTCGCACTGGGCGCACCCCGATTTCCGCGAAGGCCCCGCCTCCTTCCAGGAAAAGCGCGCGCCCGACTGGAATCCCGACCCCAACGCGCGCGGCTGA
- a CDS encoding SDR family NAD(P)-dependent oxidoreductase: protein MQQRKVAIVTGAGSGIGQALSRILAREGIAIVALGRSIEPLEALKAELADLTDVVTVSADITDDDAPARAVQAAVDHFGRLDYLVNNAGVGKPFPVDETTDEVLDFFLNVHLRAPFRFCREALGAMADGGAIVNIASTFAVIGGLRGGAYSAAKTGIVGLSQHMAAQYGVRGIRTNVVAPGVLETPMTAYAWENARFRRMNFDMTPLNRTGTAEDAAEAIAFLLSDKARFITGQTLVVDGGWSSTKFLAESAITAVPVDGG, encoded by the coding sequence ATGCAGCAGCGCAAGGTCGCCATCGTTACCGGCGCCGGTTCGGGCATCGGCCAGGCGTTGTCGCGCATCCTCGCGCGGGAGGGCATCGCGATCGTCGCGCTCGGGCGCTCGATCGAGCCGCTGGAGGCGCTGAAGGCCGAGTTGGCGGACCTGACCGATGTGGTCACCGTATCCGCCGACATCACCGACGACGACGCCCCGGCGCGCGCGGTGCAGGCGGCGGTCGACCACTTCGGCCGGCTCGATTATCTCGTCAACAATGCCGGCGTCGGCAAACCCTTCCCGGTCGACGAGACGACCGACGAGGTGCTCGATTTCTTTCTCAACGTGCATCTGCGCGCGCCCTTCCGCTTCTGTCGCGAGGCGCTGGGCGCGATGGCCGACGGCGGGGCGATCGTGAACATCGCCTCGACCTTCGCGGTCATCGGCGGGTTGCGCGGCGGGGCCTATTCGGCCGCCAAGACGGGCATCGTCGGCCTCTCCCAGCATATGGCCGCGCAATATGGCGTGCGCGGCATCCGCACAAACGTGGTGGCGCCCGGCGTGCTGGAAACGCCGATGACGGCCTATGCGTGGGAAAACGCCCGCTTCCGCCGGATGAATTTCGACATGACGCCCCTGAACCGCACGGGCACCGCCGAGGATGCGGCCGAGGCTATCGCCTTTCTGCTGTCGGACAAGGCGCGCTTCATCACCGGGCAGACCCTGGTGGTGGACGGCGGCTGGTCCTCGACCAAGTTCCTGGCGGAATCGGCGATCACCGCCGTCCCGGTGGACGGCGGCTGA
- a CDS encoding AMP-binding protein, translating into MVERRTLHGWSIRWDAARAADARARGLWIDETIAEIAARKAADEPTAELIVDGDRRLDAATLHAEAGAVAQAMIARGFVPGDTISFMLPNWHEAAVIYLAATLAGLVAQPIVPALRDHEVSFQLQDSRSRMLFIPADFRKFDYREMMRRVRPGLAAPVEVVVLRGDAGEFTAYDTLLAHRGDAPLPTVDPDSVKMVMYTSGTTGRPKGVLHTHNSLHALVTQLHQHWRAGTGDAFFVPSPISHIGGSIYAFEFPLLFGTRAVLQDMWEPDAAVDIMLRERCTHMAGATPFLEATLAAARARGTDMPDLSVFICGGASVPPVLIREANGYFAKAVVSRVFGSTEVPVTTVGSMTPGDIEHAAETDGRIGIAEVRLVDGEGMVGDEGEVRAMGPQMLAGYLAVEQEEDAFDAEGYFRMGDLARRVDGDYLVITGRAKDIIIRNGENIAPKEIEDLLVQHPDIADVTIVGLPDAKTGERCCAVIVPRNGARPDVAALKIFLDGHKLARFKIPEQVALADALPRNAAGKVMKHIVRAGLLPPAPEQKA; encoded by the coding sequence ATGGTCGAGCGGCGTACCCTCCACGGCTGGTCGATCCGTTGGGATGCGGCGCGCGCCGCCGATGCGCGGGCGCGGGGCCTGTGGATCGACGAGACGATCGCCGAGATCGCCGCGCGCAAGGCGGCGGACGAGCCGACCGCCGAACTGATCGTCGATGGCGACCGGCGGCTCGACGCGGCGACGCTCCATGCCGAGGCGGGGGCGGTGGCGCAGGCGATGATCGCGCGCGGCTTCGTTCCGGGCGACACCATCTCCTTCATGCTGCCCAACTGGCATGAGGCGGCGGTGATCTATCTGGCGGCGACCCTGGCGGGGCTGGTCGCCCAGCCGATCGTGCCGGCGCTGCGCGACCATGAGGTGAGCTTCCAGCTTCAGGACAGCCGCAGCCGGATGCTCTTCATCCCGGCCGATTTCCGCAAGTTCGACTATCGCGAGATGATGCGGCGGGTGAGGCCGGGCCTCGCCGCGCCGGTCGAGGTGGTCGTGCTGCGCGGCGATGCGGGCGAATTCACCGCTTACGACACGCTGCTGGCGCATCGCGGCGATGCGCCGCTGCCCACGGTCGATCCCGATAGCGTGAAGATGGTGATGTACACGTCGGGAACGACGGGGCGGCCCAAGGGCGTGCTGCACACCCACAATTCGCTCCACGCCCTGGTGACGCAGCTCCACCAGCACTGGCGCGCGGGGACGGGCGATGCCTTCTTCGTGCCCTCGCCGATCAGCCATATCGGCGGATCGATCTACGCCTTTGAATTTCCGCTGCTGTTCGGCACGCGCGCGGTGCTTCAGGATATGTGGGAGCCGGACGCGGCGGTCGATATCATGCTGCGCGAACGCTGCACCCATATGGCGGGGGCGACACCCTTCCTGGAGGCGACCCTGGCGGCCGCCCGTGCGCGCGGCACGGACATGCCCGATCTGTCGGTGTTCATCTGCGGCGGCGCGTCGGTGCCGCCGGTGCTGATCCGCGAGGCGAACGGCTATTTCGCGAAAGCCGTCGTCAGCCGCGTGTTCGGATCGACCGAGGTGCCCGTCACCACCGTGGGCTCGATGACCCCCGGCGACATCGAGCATGCCGCCGAGACCGACGGCCGCATCGGCATCGCCGAGGTGCGGCTGGTCGACGGCGAGGGCATGGTCGGCGACGAGGGCGAAGTGCGCGCCATGGGGCCGCAGATGCTGGCGGGCTACCTCGCCGTCGAGCAGGAAGAGGATGCGTTCGACGCCGAGGGCTATTTCCGCATGGGCGATCTCGCCCGGCGGGTGGATGGCGATTATCTCGTCATCACCGGCCGCGCCAAGGACATCATCATCCGCAACGGCGAGAATATCGCGCCCAAGGAGATCGAGGATCTGCTGGTGCAGCATCCCGACATCGCCGACGTCACCATCGTAGGCCTGCCCGATGCCAAGACCGGCGAGCGATGCTGCGCGGTGATCGTGCCGCGCAACGGCGCCCGGCCCGACGTGGCCGCGCTCAAGATCTTCCTCGACGGCCACAAGCTCGCCCGGTTCAAGATTCCCGAGCAGGTCGCGCTGGCCGACGCGCTGCCGCGCAACGCGGCGGGCAAGGTGATGAAGCATATCGTGCGGGCCGGGCTGCTGCCCCCCGCCCCCGAACAGAAGGCCTGA
- a CDS encoding acyl-CoA dehydrogenase family protein, whose amino-acid sequence MEFGWSDAHEAYRAKITAFLKKTLPADWDQIALHGPGSDAQTDYSRHFCKLLNDEGMLIPHWPAEYGGEDLDPWQQYVLGEELWAVGEPRGGQYMNVNWVGPVLMKYGTAAQREKYFPPIKAGEALWCQGFSEPSAGSDLASLRTLAVPADGGYRVTGAKVWTSYAGHADRCFLLARVPARDGGPAGKAGIVILLTDMASPGIQVKQIPALIGEGDIHEVFFDDVFVPAEDRLGAEGQAWEIINYALQNERVGIPRYAFSRRILDSTVAQLQEDGRFDDPVFQDRAGRALALTEAARMLVYRVVDSRAHNLPPDAFGNLARWATVNSDNGVNNLLTEYRPEGLLGADPMQQAHHQRAIAAGVASGAAEIQLNLAARRYLDLPSGEQRGL is encoded by the coding sequence ATGGAATTCGGCTGGAGCGACGCGCATGAAGCCTATCGGGCGAAGATCACGGCCTTCCTGAAGAAGACCCTGCCCGCCGATTGGGACCAGATCGCCCTGCACGGCCCCGGTAGCGATGCGCAGACCGACTATTCCAGGCATTTCTGCAAGCTGCTCAACGACGAGGGGATGCTGATCCCGCACTGGCCGGCCGAATATGGCGGCGAGGATCTCGATCCGTGGCAGCAATATGTGCTGGGCGAGGAATTGTGGGCGGTCGGCGAGCCGCGCGGCGGCCAGTATATGAACGTCAACTGGGTCGGCCCGGTGCTGATGAAATATGGCACGGCGGCGCAGCGCGAGAAATATTTCCCGCCGATCAAGGCCGGGGAGGCCCTGTGGTGCCAGGGCTTTTCGGAGCCCTCGGCCGGCTCCGACCTCGCCTCGCTGCGGACGTTGGCGGTGCCGGCGGACGGCGGCTACCGCGTCACCGGCGCCAAGGTGTGGACATCCTACGCCGGCCATGCCGATCGCTGTTTCCTGCTGGCCCGCGTGCCCGCGCGGGACGGCGGACCGGCCGGCAAGGCGGGCATCGTCATCCTGCTCACCGACATGGCCTCGCCCGGCATCCAGGTGAAGCAGATCCCCGCGCTCATCGGCGAGGGCGACATCCATGAAGTATTCTTCGACGACGTGTTCGTGCCCGCCGAGGACCGGCTGGGCGCCGAAGGGCAGGCGTGGGAGATCATCAACTACGCGCTCCAGAACGAGCGGGTCGGCATTCCGCGCTACGCCTTCTCGCGGCGCATCCTCGACAGCACGGTGGCGCAATTGCAGGAGGATGGGCGGTTCGACGATCCCGTGTTCCAGGATCGCGCCGGCCGCGCGCTGGCGCTGACCGAGGCGGCGCGGATGCTGGTCTATCGCGTGGTGGACAGCCGGGCGCACAACCTGCCGCCCGACGCCTTCGGCAATCTCGCGCGCTGGGCGACGGTCAATTCGGACAATGGCGTCAACAATCTGCTGACCGAATATCGCCCCGAAGGGCTGCTGGGCGCCGATCCGATGCAGCAGGCGCACCACCAGCGCGCCATCGCGGCAGGCGTCGCCTCGGGCGCGGCCGAGATCCAGCTCAACCTGGCGGCGCGGCGCTATCTCGACCTTCCGAGCGGAGAGCAACGTGGACTTTGA
- a CDS encoding acyl-CoA dehydrogenase family protein: MDFELSDDQASILDGLDKLLDSFGKEPPKHPIFSAYAADVDAALAENGYLDIAREEGFGPLDGALIVEQIARYPRAIEAAATILIAPALGINPGIRPIALSARIDAPARYLPMAGLLLVLDGDAVRMIEVTPDRVEEVETLFAYPYGRLRDPAAAAGTLLGGDAARTLTRKWRLAIAAESAGLMQSALDVVLEHVKTRVAFGRPLGAFQAIQHRLAMAAETVQSTKWLALRAAYTDSEQDCAVAACFAQDRIPQFTYDLHQFSGAMGLTLEYPLHYWSYRLRALLGELGGSSAQARAAAQAAWGKAA, from the coding sequence GTGGACTTTGAGCTGAGCGACGACCAGGCGAGCATCCTCGACGGGCTCGACAAATTGCTCGACTCGTTTGGCAAGGAGCCACCGAAGCATCCGATCTTCTCGGCCTATGCCGCCGATGTCGACGCCGCGCTGGCCGAGAACGGCTATCTCGATATCGCGCGCGAGGAGGGCTTCGGCCCGCTCGACGGTGCGCTGATCGTCGAACAGATCGCGCGCTACCCGCGCGCGATCGAGGCGGCGGCGACGATCCTGATCGCGCCGGCGCTCGGCATCAATCCCGGCATCCGCCCGATCGCGCTATCGGCCCGCATCGACGCCCCCGCCCGCTATCTGCCGATGGCCGGGCTTCTGCTGGTGCTGGACGGCGATGCCGTCCGCATGATCGAGGTGACGCCCGACCGGGTGGAGGAGGTCGAGACGTTGTTCGCTTACCCCTACGGCCGGCTGCGCGATCCCGCCGCCGCTGCGGGCACGCTACTCGGGGGCGATGCCGCGCGGACGCTGACCCGCAAATGGCGGCTGGCGATCGCGGCGGAGAGCGCCGGTCTGATGCAGTCGGCACTGGATGTCGTGCTGGAGCATGTGAAGACGCGCGTCGCCTTCGGCCGCCCGCTCGGGGCCTTCCAGGCGATCCAGCACCGCCTCGCCATGGCGGCGGAGACGGTGCAATCGACCAAATGGCTGGCGCTGCGCGCGGCCTATACGGATAGCGAGCAGGATTGCGCGGTCGCCGCCTGTTTCGCGCAGGACCGCATTCCGCAATTCACCTATGATCTGCATCAGTTTTCGGGTGCGATGGGGCTGACCTTGGAATATCCGCTGCATTATTGGAGCTATCGCCTGCGGGCTTTGCTCGGCGAGCTGGGCGGCAGCAGCGCGCAGGCGCGGGCCGCGGCGCAGGCGGCGTGGGGAAAGGCGGCCTGA